From Vigna unguiculata cultivar IT97K-499-35 chromosome 5, ASM411807v1, whole genome shotgun sequence, the proteins below share one genomic window:
- the LOC114184103 gene encoding secreted acidic protein 1A-like isoform X1 codes for MAPSEFSSSTQEPTTVTTECSCENTETEQNGTEESGFGGERKSNQVGDKGKGAQTSADGNGDDTVEDNIETENTPCTCDTEEETKESDSGDEEKAAEGNGDDTVEDNTQTENTSSTCDTAIEEETEESDSREQENEQNGTEESGFKGGRKALQVRDKGKPTQSTN; via the exons ATGGCTCCGTCTGAGTTTAGCTCCAGCACACAAGAACCTACCACCGTGACCAC AGAATGCAGTTGTGAGAACACCGAAACCGAGCAAAATGGGACAGAAGAGAGTGGTTTTGGAGGAGAAAGAAAATCGAATCAGGTTGGAGATAAAGGGAAAGGTGCACAAACATCCGCAGACGGAAATGGAGATGACACAGTTGAAGATAATATTGAAACTGAAAACACTCCTTGTACATGTGACACTGAAGAGGAAACGAAAGAGAGTGATTCAGGAGACGAGGAAAAAGCCGCAGAAGGAAATGGAGATGACACAGTTGAAGATAATACTCAAACTGAAAACACTTCTTCTACATGTGACACCGCCATTGAAGAGGAAACAGAAGAGAGTGATTCACGAGAACAAGAAAACGAGCAAAATGGGACAGAAGAGAGTGGTTTTAAAGGAGGACGAAAAGCACTTCAGGTTAGAGATAAAGGGAAGCCGACACAATCAACAAACTAA
- the LOC114184103 gene encoding secreted acidic protein 1A-like isoform X2 — protein MAPSEFSSSTQEPTTVTTCENTETEQNGTEESGFGGERKSNQVGDKGKGAQTSADGNGDDTVEDNIETENTPCTCDTEEETKESDSGDEEKAAEGNGDDTVEDNTQTENTSSTCDTAIEEETEESDSREQENEQNGTEESGFKGGRKALQVRDKGKPTQSTN, from the exons ATGGCTCCGTCTGAGTTTAGCTCCAGCACACAAGAACCTACCACCGTGACCAC TTGTGAGAACACCGAAACCGAGCAAAATGGGACAGAAGAGAGTGGTTTTGGAGGAGAAAGAAAATCGAATCAGGTTGGAGATAAAGGGAAAGGTGCACAAACATCCGCAGACGGAAATGGAGATGACACAGTTGAAGATAATATTGAAACTGAAAACACTCCTTGTACATGTGACACTGAAGAGGAAACGAAAGAGAGTGATTCAGGAGACGAGGAAAAAGCCGCAGAAGGAAATGGAGATGACACAGTTGAAGATAATACTCAAACTGAAAACACTTCTTCTACATGTGACACCGCCATTGAAGAGGAAACAGAAGAGAGTGATTCACGAGAACAAGAAAACGAGCAAAATGGGACAGAAGAGAGTGGTTTTAAAGGAGGACGAAAAGCACTTCAGGTTAGAGATAAAGGGAAGCCGACACAATCAACAAACTAA